In Burkholderia pyrrocinia, the following proteins share a genomic window:
- a CDS encoding aldehyde dehydrogenase family protein — translation MRTSQQSYIDGQWLDPAGAPAIDVIDPATARPYAQLRIGGAADADRAVGAAKQAFATYARWPVDERVALLRRVLEIYQRRYEEVAQTISQEMGAPIAFARAMQAAVGSAHLEQTIRALQSFRFSTQTDSLLVSHEPIGVCALITPWNWPINQIVCKVAPALAAGCTMVLKPSEIAPFSAILFAEILHEAGVPPGVFNLVHGYGHEVGDALSRHPDVDMVSFTGSTRAGVEVAKAAADTVKRVHQELGSKSPNLILPDADIEDAVTRGVRSCFSNSGQSCNAPTRMLVHADHLALAEHAARREAERTAVGDPRSPETGIGPVVSRTQFDRIQHFIRLGIDEGATLVAGGPGRPDGLGDGFYVRPTVFSNVTPDMTIAREEIFGPVLSIMTYRTDDEAVALANDSVYGLAAYVQSKDLERARRIAARLRAGNVHINYPPWNPAAPFGGYKRSGNGREYAEFGLVEYLETKGTTGYA, via the coding sequence ATGCGAACCTCACAACAGTCCTATATCGACGGGCAGTGGCTCGATCCGGCCGGAGCGCCGGCGATCGACGTGATCGATCCGGCCACCGCGAGGCCGTACGCGCAGCTCAGGATCGGCGGCGCGGCCGATGCAGACCGCGCGGTCGGCGCGGCGAAGCAGGCCTTCGCTACGTACGCGCGCTGGCCGGTCGACGAGCGCGTCGCGCTGCTGCGGCGCGTGCTCGAGATCTACCAGCGCCGCTACGAAGAGGTCGCGCAAACGATCAGCCAGGAGATGGGTGCGCCGATCGCATTCGCGCGCGCGATGCAGGCCGCGGTCGGCAGCGCGCACCTCGAACAGACGATCCGCGCGCTGCAGTCGTTCCGCTTCAGCACGCAGACCGATTCGCTGCTGGTGTCGCACGAGCCGATCGGCGTGTGCGCGCTGATCACGCCGTGGAACTGGCCGATCAACCAGATCGTGTGCAAGGTCGCGCCGGCGCTTGCGGCCGGCTGCACGATGGTGCTCAAGCCAAGCGAGATCGCGCCGTTCAGCGCGATCCTGTTCGCGGAGATCCTGCACGAGGCCGGCGTGCCGCCCGGCGTGTTCAACCTCGTGCACGGATACGGGCATGAAGTGGGCGATGCGCTGTCGCGGCACCCGGATGTCGACATGGTGTCGTTCACGGGCTCGACGCGCGCGGGCGTCGAGGTCGCAAAAGCCGCCGCCGATACCGTGAAGCGCGTGCATCAGGAACTCGGCAGCAAGAGCCCGAACCTGATCCTACCCGACGCCGACATCGAGGATGCGGTTACGCGCGGCGTGCGCAGTTGCTTCAGCAACAGCGGCCAGTCGTGCAATGCGCCGACCCGCATGCTCGTGCATGCCGATCACTTGGCGCTGGCCGAGCACGCCGCGCGCCGGGAGGCGGAACGCACCGCCGTCGGCGATCCTCGTTCGCCGGAAACCGGCATCGGGCCGGTGGTCAGCCGCACGCAGTTCGACCGCATCCAGCACTTCATCCGGCTGGGGATCGACGAAGGCGCGACGCTGGTCGCCGGCGGCCCCGGGCGGCCGGACGGGCTCGGCGACGGGTTCTACGTGCGGCCGACGGTGTTTTCGAACGTCACGCCGGACATGACGATTGCGCGCGAGGAAATCTTCGGGCCGGTGCTGTCGATCATGACCTACCGGACCGACGACGAGGCCGTCGCGCTTGCGAACGATTCGGTCTACGGGCTCGCGGCCTACGTGCAGTCGAAGGATCTCGAGCGCGCACGCAGGATCGCGGCACGGTTGCGTGCCGGCAATGTGCACATCAACTACCCGCCGTGGAATCCGGCCGCGCCGTTCGGCGGCTACAAGCGCTCGGGCAACGGGCGCGAGTATGCAGAGTTCGGCCTCGTCGAGTATCTGGAGACGAAGGGCACGACGGGGTACGCTTGA
- a CDS encoding M81 family metallopeptidase — translation MKILIARMNHETNTFSPVPTPLAAFGRNGPDWGDDAYRANHGMRTAMAAFLDAAAREGADIVTPVSAAANPSGPVAADAYAAICDAIVAAAPGCDAVMLDLHGAMVAEQSADGEGDLLARVRAALPGAPIAVALDLHANVTQKMIDHADVIVSFKTYPHIDMVETGEHAARVLLDRLHGRARPVLAWRQPPLMTSTLRSASAEGAMRRAVEAARAAEADGMLAVSVLPGFSLADIPAPCISVVVVADGDRAAADAVAERIAQQIWDARDEFVYRSAPLAESVAQAAALARGADRPVLMLDHGDNCMSGGPCDTMDLLEAALAQGLDGIVSGPLCDPQAVAQLIDAGVGATVTVPIGNRLPSLGGVRREPFRATGVVRALTDGEYVITGPTYTGQRAYMGRTAVLDIGAATLVVTERTQEPWDLGVFESVGVDPRRARFLLLKSRMYCRPVFVPIAAALVECDSRGVTGSDYGLFRYERLARPMYPLDDIDRWAPGARSTA, via the coding sequence ATGAAGATCCTGATCGCCCGGATGAACCACGAGACCAACACGTTCTCGCCGGTGCCGACGCCGCTCGCGGCGTTCGGCCGCAACGGCCCCGACTGGGGCGACGACGCGTATCGCGCGAACCACGGGATGCGCACCGCGATGGCCGCGTTCCTCGACGCGGCCGCGCGCGAAGGCGCCGATATCGTGACGCCCGTATCGGCGGCCGCGAATCCGAGCGGGCCGGTCGCGGCCGACGCATATGCGGCGATCTGCGATGCGATCGTCGCAGCTGCGCCCGGCTGCGACGCGGTGATGCTCGACCTGCATGGCGCGATGGTCGCCGAGCAGAGCGCGGACGGCGAGGGCGATCTGCTCGCGCGCGTGCGCGCGGCGCTGCCCGGCGCGCCGATCGCGGTCGCGCTCGACCTGCACGCGAACGTCACGCAGAAGATGATCGATCACGCGGACGTGATCGTCAGTTTCAAGACCTATCCGCACATCGACATGGTTGAGACGGGCGAGCATGCGGCGCGCGTGCTGCTCGACCGGCTCCACGGTCGCGCGCGGCCCGTGCTCGCGTGGCGGCAGCCGCCACTGATGACGTCGACGTTGCGCAGCGCGAGTGCCGAAGGCGCGATGCGGCGCGCGGTGGAAGCGGCGCGCGCGGCCGAGGCCGACGGAATGCTCGCGGTATCGGTGTTGCCCGGCTTTTCGCTTGCGGACATTCCCGCGCCATGTATCAGCGTCGTCGTGGTCGCCGACGGCGACCGGGCCGCAGCCGACGCTGTGGCCGAGCGCATCGCGCAGCAGATCTGGGACGCGCGCGACGAATTCGTGTACCGCAGCGCGCCGCTCGCGGAGTCGGTCGCGCAGGCAGCGGCGCTCGCGCGCGGCGCGGACCGCCCCGTGCTGATGCTTGACCACGGCGACAACTGCATGTCGGGTGGCCCGTGCGACACGATGGACCTGCTCGAAGCGGCGCTCGCGCAGGGGCTCGACGGCATTGTCAGTGGGCCGCTGTGCGACCCGCAGGCGGTGGCGCAACTGATCGACGCGGGCGTCGGCGCGACCGTCACGGTGCCGATCGGCAACCGACTGCCGTCGCTCGGCGGCGTGCGGCGCGAACCGTTTCGCGCGACGGGTGTCGTGCGCGCGCTGACCGACGGCGAGTACGTGATCACGGGGCCGACGTATACGGGCCAGCGTGCGTACATGGGCCGCACGGCCGTGCTCGACATCGGCGCGGCGACGCTCGTCGTCACCGAGCGCACGCAGGAGCCGTGGGATCTCGGCGTGTTCGAGAGCGTTGGCGTCGATCCGCGCCGCGCGCGCTTCCTGCTGCTGAAGTCGCGGATGTATTGCCGGCCCGTGTTCGTGCCGATCGCGGCCGCGCTGGTCGAATGCGACAGCCGCGGTGTGACGGGCTCGGACTACGGGCTGTTTCGCTACGAGCGGCTCGCGCGGCCCATGTATCCGCTCGATGACATCGATCGGTGGGCGCCAGGCGCGCGCAGCACGGCCTGA
- a CDS encoding YncE family protein → MHSNPFRLRSARLLAALTLVTTAVATHAADWIVSGNDGKYQRVEGRDTFLASPPADTLTLLDASMFPPKVALQVDVENGIQGPPQAVAITPDAKLALVGAPTRYDTAAKQLVYDTFLQVVNLDAAPPAITRIELGTHPQGIAIDRSGRLALVANVDGSVSILRIDGTHVTLDGNLKIGKKRLAGISFTHDGKHALVSLRDEQGVAVLNVDDGKVTDSGTRLSTGVAPYTIDVSSDNRWAVVSNVGLAGLPGYTGTLAGDADSVALIDVSRVPFRTVQYLTVPSLPEGVAIAPNGKWIAVQAMDGSNLTPDNPGRHKLGKVLLFEIRNGQAVKTSELPGGEAAQGIVFTADSRHVIVQFNVERQLALYAVEGGKLRDTGKRIALTGGPSSLRTLPR, encoded by the coding sequence ATGCATTCGAATCCTTTCCGCCTGCGCAGCGCGCGCCTGCTCGCCGCGCTGACCCTCGTCACGACGGCCGTCGCCACGCACGCCGCCGACTGGATCGTGTCCGGCAACGACGGCAAGTACCAGCGCGTCGAGGGCCGCGACACCTTCCTGGCTTCGCCGCCCGCCGATACGCTGACGCTGCTCGACGCCAGCATGTTCCCGCCGAAAGTCGCGCTGCAGGTCGACGTCGAGAACGGCATCCAGGGTCCGCCGCAGGCCGTCGCGATCACGCCCGACGCGAAGCTCGCGCTCGTCGGCGCGCCGACGCGTTACGACACGGCCGCGAAGCAGCTCGTGTACGACACGTTCCTGCAGGTCGTGAATCTCGACGCCGCGCCGCCCGCGATCACGCGCATCGAGCTCGGCACGCATCCGCAAGGGATCGCGATCGACCGCTCGGGCCGGCTTGCGCTCGTCGCCAATGTCGACGGCAGCGTATCGATCCTGCGCATCGACGGCACGCATGTGACGCTCGACGGCAACCTGAAGATCGGCAAGAAGCGGCTGGCGGGGATCAGCTTCACGCACGACGGCAAGCATGCGCTCGTGTCGCTGCGCGACGAGCAGGGTGTCGCGGTGCTGAACGTCGACGACGGCAAGGTGACCGACAGCGGCACGCGCCTGAGCACGGGCGTGGCGCCTTACACGATCGACGTGTCGAGCGACAACCGCTGGGCCGTCGTCAGCAACGTCGGGCTCGCGGGGCTGCCGGGCTATACGGGCACGCTCGCAGGCGACGCCGATTCGGTCGCGCTGATCGACGTGTCGCGCGTGCCGTTCCGGACGGTCCAGTACCTGACGGTGCCGTCGCTGCCGGAAGGCGTCGCGATCGCGCCGAACGGCAAGTGGATCGCCGTGCAGGCGATGGACGGCTCGAACCTGACGCCAGACAACCCGGGCCGCCACAAGCTCGGCAAGGTGCTGCTGTTCGAGATCCGCAACGGGCAGGCCGTGAAGACCAGCGAGTTGCCCGGCGGTGAAGCCGCGCAGGGCATCGTGTTTACCGCCGACAGCCGGCACGTGATCGTGCAGTTCAACGTCGAACGGCAGCTTGCGCTTTATGCGGTGGAGGGCGGCAAACTGCGCGATACGGGCAAGCGCATTGCGCTGACGGGCGGGCCGTCTTCGTTGAGGACCTTGCCGCGCTGA
- a CDS encoding glycoside hydrolase domain-containing protein, whose protein sequence is MKLTQFVNPLIGTQVNSDSGYAGNVSPGATVPFGMVNFGPNTPRYNFNGSGGYLSSGGSSGTIDFFSVTHLSGVGCPGQGAVAMLPGDAATAVASGGRPIGIGYNYADETAEPGYYKVRLANGIVTELSATARAGIARFTYTNKDKGFFSIDAKLNGNSDSGSTKVTANNVALALASDGKSMSGQAVAPAFCTPYGTVWNAPVYFYATFDKPLRKQAGTSAVNTVSNGAATLQFDLNDADRTVTVKVAVSSVSVENARRNLRDEGEKLAFDDARTKASGLWNDRLNTIQIDQAANPGSLNATQKANLTKFYTALYHVFGTPTLYSDTNGEFRSMRQPRNADGSYPKSVDQTGTIPPRATARVRDYAFRRADGSRGGAGNHYTGFSLWDTYRSQAQLLALLAPKESSDMMQSLVVDALQCGAFPHWVDGSDDSTPMAGDNALNVMAGAYKFGATDFDLVSAARLTKQSVFDPSSACNDRPSAPGLANFLTAHYLSQSDDGHSSSATIERVLSDRSAAAFLQALPASVLNAPSVGVTPDTIDTLYTRASWWRNIFDYTNKVIAARNAPPAGSAPGTLGTLVQGSFHESTEPNYFWTFAQDWTALIDAIGGKQAAVTRLNNLFAITTPFSTVPTSGNLNGGQSSTNLYIGNEPSFQSPWGYNWAGQPSGAQYVLPIIMSRAFTTARDGLPGNDDMGATSSWYVWAALGMFPVIPSEAGLALSTPQFSGITVWFGNGKTLRLESDKQVAMDDSGHPSFAYIQSLKVNGADYAGSWLPLGTIANGGTMRYALSATPTQWAAADNLTPPSGPSADYTRMTAGVSPAAMRMGQAGAR, encoded by the coding sequence ATGAAGCTGACGCAGTTCGTCAACCCGCTCATCGGCACGCAGGTCAATTCGGATTCCGGCTACGCGGGCAACGTGAGCCCGGGCGCGACGGTGCCGTTCGGCATGGTGAACTTCGGGCCGAACACGCCGCGCTACAACTTCAATGGCTCGGGCGGCTACCTGTCATCGGGCGGGTCGAGCGGCACGATCGACTTCTTCAGCGTGACGCACCTGAGCGGTGTCGGCTGCCCGGGGCAGGGCGCGGTCGCGATGCTGCCGGGCGATGCGGCGACGGCGGTCGCGTCGGGCGGCCGGCCGATCGGCATCGGGTACAACTATGCGGATGAAACGGCCGAACCCGGGTACTACAAGGTCCGCCTCGCGAACGGCATCGTGACCGAGCTGAGCGCGACGGCGCGCGCCGGAATCGCGCGTTTCACGTACACGAACAAGGACAAGGGTTTCTTCTCGATCGATGCGAAGCTGAACGGCAACAGCGATTCGGGCAGCACGAAGGTCACTGCCAACAATGTCGCGCTGGCGCTCGCGAGCGACGGCAAGTCGATGAGCGGGCAGGCCGTGGCCCCGGCGTTCTGCACGCCTTACGGCACGGTGTGGAATGCGCCCGTGTATTTCTACGCGACCTTCGACAAGCCGCTGCGCAAGCAGGCGGGCACGTCGGCGGTGAATACCGTCAGCAACGGCGCGGCGACGCTGCAGTTCGACCTGAACGACGCGGACAGGACGGTGACCGTGAAGGTTGCGGTGTCCTCGGTGAGCGTCGAGAACGCGCGGCGCAACCTGCGCGACGAGGGCGAAAAACTGGCGTTCGACGATGCGCGCACGAAAGCGTCAGGCTTGTGGAACGACCGGCTCAACACGATCCAGATCGACCAGGCCGCGAATCCCGGCTCGTTGAACGCGACGCAGAAGGCGAACCTCACGAAGTTCTACACCGCGCTCTATCACGTGTTCGGCACGCCGACGCTCTACAGCGACACGAACGGCGAATTCCGCAGCATGCGCCAGCCCAGGAACGCGGACGGCAGCTATCCGAAGTCGGTCGACCAGACCGGAACCATTCCGCCGCGCGCGACCGCCAGGGTCCGCGACTACGCGTTCCGGCGCGCCGACGGTTCGCGGGGTGGCGCAGGCAATCACTACACGGGCTTCTCGCTGTGGGACACGTACCGGTCGCAGGCGCAGCTGCTGGCGCTGCTCGCGCCGAAGGAATCGAGCGACATGATGCAGTCGCTCGTCGTCGACGCGTTGCAGTGCGGCGCATTCCCGCACTGGGTCGACGGCAGCGACGACTCGACGCCGATGGCGGGCGACAACGCGCTGAACGTGATGGCAGGCGCCTACAAGTTCGGCGCGACCGATTTCGATCTGGTGTCGGCCGCACGCCTGACGAAGCAGTCCGTGTTCGATCCGTCGAGCGCATGCAACGACCGTCCGAGCGCACCGGGGCTCGCCAATTTCCTGACCGCCCACTACCTGTCGCAGAGCGACGACGGTCACTCGTCGTCCGCGACGATCGAGCGCGTGCTGAGCGACCGCTCGGCGGCCGCGTTCCTGCAGGCGCTGCCCGCCAGCGTACTGAACGCGCCGTCGGTCGGCGTCACGCCGGACACCATCGACACGCTGTACACGCGGGCATCGTGGTGGCGCAACATCTTCGACTATACGAACAAGGTGATCGCCGCACGCAATGCGCCGCCGGCCGGTTCGGCACCCGGCACACTGGGCACGCTGGTGCAGGGTTCGTTCCATGAGTCGACGGAGCCGAACTACTTCTGGACCTTCGCGCAGGACTGGACCGCGTTGATCGACGCGATCGGCGGCAAGCAGGCGGCCGTCACGCGGCTGAACAACCTGTTCGCGATCACGACGCCGTTCTCGACCGTGCCGACCTCCGGCAACCTGAACGGCGGCCAATCGTCCACCAACCTGTATATCGGCAACGAACCGTCGTTCCAGTCGCCGTGGGGGTACAACTGGGCCGGGCAGCCGAGCGGCGCTCAATACGTTCTCCCGATCATCATGTCAAGAGCATTCACGACCGCCCGCGACGGGCTGCCGGGCAACGACGACATGGGCGCGACGTCGAGCTGGTACGTGTGGGCGGCACTCGGCATGTTCCCGGTCATTCCGTCGGAAGCGGGGCTGGCGTTGTCCACGCCGCAATTCAGCGGGATCACCGTCTGGTTCGGCAACGGCAAGACGCTGCGGCTCGAAAGCGACAAGCAGGTCGCGATGGACGACTCGGGTCACCCTTCGTTTGCGTATATCCAGTCGCTGAAGGTCAACGGCGCGGACTATGCGGGTTCGTGGCTGCCGCTGGGCACCATCGCCAACGGCGGAACGATGCGCTACGCGCTGTCCGCGACGCCGACGCAATGGGCGGCCGCCGACAACCTGACGCCGCCGTCCGGGCCGAGCGCGGACTACACGCGCATGACGGCCGGCGTGTCGCCGGCGGCGATGCGGATGGGCCAGGCCGGCGCGCGCTGA